A window of Candidatus Nitrospira allomarina genomic DNA:
GCTGGAGCGGGTAGGGATGAGTCATCGGATCGGTCACCGGTCGCATGAATTATCCGGAGGAGAACAGCAGCGGGTAGCGCTTGCCCGGGCCTTTGGGCATCGCCCTCGACTGATTGTGGCTGATGAACCCACCGGCAATTTGGATGGTGAAACCGGAGAGAAAATTGTGTCGTTGCTGCGTCAATGTGCGAAGGAATTCGGTCAGACGGTGCTCTTGGCCACCCATTCATTACGCGCCGCTCAGGCAGCGGATCGGATCGTTGCGATTCGAGACGGACAATTGGAGTAATAGGAAATGGATCTTTCAACAGTAATTGCCGGTGTGTCGTTTCCATTTGGAGTGATGAACGCGTCGGGAGCCTTGTGCGTGACGCCGGAAGAGCTGGAGGCCCTGGGCATGTCCCATGCCGGTGCGATTGTGACCAAATCGATGACGCCGCTAGCCCGTGAGGGAAATCCTCAACCGAGGTATGTGGCCTTTGACGGCGGCTCGATCAATTCGATGGGCCTTCCCAATTTAGGATTTCCCGTCTACGCGAAACTCATTCCAGAGTTGAAGCGGTTTGGGAAACCCGTCATCGCCAGTCTGGCGGGTCTTCATCCCGATGATTTTCTAGAAGGCGCCAAGGCCTTGGAGATCGCCCGACCGGATTTGGTGGAAGTGAATTTGTCGTGTCCCAATATTCCCGGGAAGCCACAGATCGGCTATGACTTTGAGGAAACGGAACGGTTGTTAACAGAAATTCGTGCGCTGCTGACGGTGCCGTTCGGAGTGAAACTCCCGCCCTACTTTGATCCTATCCATCATCAGAAAATTGCCGAGGTGCTTCAGCGAAGTGGAGTGGCCTTTGTGACGGTTATCAATTCAGTGGGCAATACCCTGGTGGTCGATCCGGAAAAAGAAACGGTGGTGATTAAGCCCAAGGGTGGATTTGGTGGGTTAGGTGGTAGGATAATCAAGCCTGTGGCCCTGGCCAATGTTCGCGCGTTTTGGAAGATCTGGGGCGATCAGATTCCTATTATTGGCACAGGTGGGGTGGAACACGGCGTGGATGTGTTCGAGCATGTGTTGTGTGGCGCCTCGGCGGTTCAGATAGGCACCGTGCTGGTTGAGAGAGGTTGTGAGGTGTTTGCAAGGCTCGAAGGGGAGATTGCCGATTGCCTGAAGCGAAAAGGTTATCCGTCATTGATGGCGTGTCGAGGGAAATTACGGGAGATGGATTGAAGCGAAATGCGATCGAACGCCTTCACAGGGTAAAGTCAATATATGCGTTCAGTTGCGTTTTTCAACCCTTGATAGCAGGCCGGGTCGAGACGCACGTCTCTCAGGTCTTTGTGGTCGGAGTCGCTGGGCCTTGGGGGATGATACGAAGCGCAATGGCTTGCCGGAGTAATTGGGCCACGTTTCTGACACGTAAGCGGCGCATCAAATTGAAGCGGTGGACTTCAACCGTTCGCACGCTAATGTCGAGCTTTTCACCAATTTCACGATTGGTAAAGCCTTGAGCCACCAGGCTCAAGATTTCCTTTTGGCGAGCGGTGAGAGATTGTCCCTCGGAATTTGATTCCAAGAGTTCTTCTGTTGATTCCGATTCAGTCACTTTCCCTTTTGGCATATTGAGTAGTGCCCCACGCATAATTTTCTAGTTGTTTTAACATACGTCCATTACTTCCGACAACCGCTTCATATGATACGAATTCTTCTTCTATTGGTCCTTGACCATGTGCGCCATCGGCCCTTCCGAGCCTTTCTCACAGTGGTCGGGGTGGCGATCGGGGTTTCGGCCTGGTTGGCCATTCGCCTGGCCAATGGCGCAGTGTATCAATCCTTTGAGGATTCGGTGGCGTCCGTTGTTGGAGAGGCGTCCATCACCCTATCACGTGGGTCGGAGGGGATGGATGAGTCGATTATTGAGGAGATTCAACGTTTTCCCGGGGTCCAATCGGCCCAGCCCGTTCTGAAAATTGAGTCCATAATCAAAGAAGGCCCCTCCATGGGTCACACGCTCGTGATTTGGGGAGTCGATCTTCTGGACTATGAGGAGCTGATGCCATCGGGGGATTCGACAAATGCGATCACGGACAATCAATGGAAACAGGTGTTTTCGCCGCAGACAATCTTTTTGGGGGAAGAGTTTGCCGGGGAATTAGGGTTGCGCGAAGGGCAGACACTGATTGTGACGAGTCAGGGTCTTTCCCATGATCTGATCGTGGGGGGTCTGTTGAGGTCCTCCGACGCCCTTCTCCAAGGCACCGAACGACAGGCGATCATGGATATTGCCGCCGCCCAATGGTTGTTCGGTTGGTTGGGGCGTCTGCATTCCATTGCCGTAGTTCCTGAACCTGCGGTGGCCGGGACCACGCTCATCCATGCCTTACAAAAGGTCGTGCCATCGGATATTCGAATGAGTCAATCCTCCCGACGGACGGAGCAAGTGGAATCGATGTTGAAAGCCTTCCAGTTTAATCTCACCATGCTCAGTGGAATTGCGCTGTTAGTGGGAGTGTTTCTGGTCTATAACACGATGGCATTTTCGGTGGCACACCATCGTCGGGAGATTGGCATTCTCAGGGCACTCGGCATGGAACGGCGAGCCATCACGGGATTGTTTCTCTTGGAGTCGGGTCTGCTCGGCCTTGTGGGTGGAGTCTTGGGCTGCTGGTTCGGCGTCTTCCTGGCCGGCGGATTGACGACGCTCATCGGGCAAAGCGTCGGCGAATTATACGGGATCACGTCTTTGGCGGTGTCACAGATGCATCCCTGGCTGTTGGTGGAAGCGATAGGGATTGGGGTCGGGGTTTCCCTTCTGGGAGCACTCCGCCCTTCCTGGGATGCCAGCACGATTGCCCCGGTCCAAGCCTTGTCGGTAGGCCAATCCGAAGATGAAGAATCTGTTTCGTATAGGAAGTCAGGGTGGATCGCGATGATCGCCTTTGGTGGGAGTGCCGCCTTGAGTACTATGGCTCCCGTGGACGGTATTCCGGTCGGCGGGTATGCCGCGGCATTTTGTCTTCTGGTGGGAGGAACGGCCCTGGGGCCTGTGCTCTGTGGAGTGGTGCATGGGTGGAGGAGAACATGGCAAAGCGGGCGATGGGGCCTCCTTCCGTCCCTCGCGGCGGAACAAATCAGCCGCAATCCCGGTCGGACCAGTGTGACCATGGCCGCGATTGTCGTCGGTCTTGCCATTATGGTTGGGGTGGGCATCATGATCCAGAGTTTCCGGAATACGGTAGACATCTGGATTGAGCAAACGATGCTGGCGGATATCATCGTGGCGCCGGTGTCCTGGCTAGGGGAACAGGAGGGCGGGAACGGCAAGCCCGCTCTGCCATTGGCTCTGGTCAGGACCGTGATGATGGTCCCAGGGGTCGAGGCGGTTGATCCCTACATGGAAACCATGGGTGAGGTTTCAGGGGAGTCGGTGTCCTTGGTCGCACGCGACATGGCCCTTCATGCCGCTCGCAGCCAATATCTGTTTGTGACAGGTGATTCCACTCCCATTTTACAAGAAACGATCGAAGGTGAAGGCGTGATTGTGTCTGAGGTATTAGCCGGGCGGCTGGGGCTGGCGGTAGGAAGGCACATTGAAGTGAAGACGTCTTCAGGACAACAGGCATTTCCGGTTAAGGGCATTTTTTATGATTATGCCACCGATGGGGGAAAAGTGGTCATGGATGACCAACTCTTTCGTCGGTATTGGGGGGAGTCTGACGCAACCGTCTTTGCGGTGTATCTCAAGGCCGGTCTGGCGCTTCCGGTCGTGCGACGTGAGATTGAACAGGTGTTAAAAAATGAGGTCCCCATCGTCACAATCAGTAATGGAGAATTGAAAACCGAGATTCTTGAAATTTTTGACCGGACGTTTCGCGTCACCTATGTGTTGGAGTTGATTGCCCTGAGCGTGGCGGTGCTGGGGATTATCAATACCCTCATGACGGCCATCACCGAACGCCGTCGGGAACTGGCCACGCTACGCGCGTTAGGGGTGAGTCGTCCGCAGATTCAAGGCCTGATCTTCTGGGAATCCTTTTATGTGGCCGGATTGGGTGCCGGCTTAGGCATTCTGGTGGGATTGGCGTTGTCGGTGTTGTTGATCAACGTCATTAATAAGCAATCATTTGGCTGGACCATTCAGTTCACCCTGCCATGGGAAACATTGGGGATGGCGTTACTTGTGGCGCTGTTGGCCGCATTGCTGGGGGCGTGGGGTCCAGCCAGGTGGGCCGGTCGTCAGGTCATCGCTGAAGATTTGAGATATGAATGACTCGGAGGTGCTATGGTTAAAGGATTTTTAGGACACCGCAGGTAGAGCAATCAGGATGAGCAGGTTTCAGCTTTTTCGGCTTCAGTCCCCTCGTACTTCACTTCCACGGTAAAGCCCAGGTCTTCGATCATTTTCCAGACTTCCTGATGGGCAAGGCCCGGGGTGGTCAAATAGCCGTCCACGAAAAGGGAGTCAGCGACATAGAGCGCTAAGGGTTGGAGCGAGCGGAGATTTTTTTCGCGTCCTCCGGCTGCCCGTATTTCCGTTTTGGGGTGGAAGAATCTGAAGAGACAGAGGATTTTTAAGCAACGGACCGGTGTGAGGTTTTTCATTTCGTCAAATGGTGTGCCTTCGACCGGGTACAACATGTTTAATGGAATGGAATCGGGTTGGATGTCCTGTAACGCCAGGGCCAGATCCACCAAATCTTCGTCCCCCTCGCCCATGCCGACGATACCTCCGCTACAGAGTTCCAATCCGGCTGCGCGGGCATGTTTCAGGGTGTCGAGACGATCCTGGTAGGAGTGTGTCGTGCAAATAGCAGGGTGATACGCTTCACTGGTGTTGAGATTATGGTTGATGCGATCGACTCCAGCCGCCTTTAACTGGATGGCCTGTTCGCCATTCAACAGGCCTAGTGAACAGCAGATTTGAATCGGCAGTTCCTCTTTAATTTGTTTGACGGCGCTGGTGATGTGTGTGATTTCTGATTGTAACGGGGAGCGGCCACTGATTACGATGCAATACCGCTGAGCTTTGGCCTGTGCAGCCCGTCGAGCGCCTTCCAGCATTTTTCCCGGAGAGACGAGTGCGTACCGCTCGATTGGGGCGGTGGAAATGGTTGATTGGGAACAATAGTGACAATCTTCCTGACAGGCTCCGCTTTTGGCATTGAGCAGCATTTGCAGGCGGATGGTGTTGCCAAAATATCGTGACCGAATCCGATAGGCCGCATTGATCAGATCGAGCAGTTTGTCCTGAGGTGTGTCCAGAATGGCCAAGCCTTCCTCCCGGCTTGGGACGATTCCCTCCAGCACCCGATCTGCCAAATTTTGAAATGCGGTCATGGGGTTCTCCATAATTTTATTCTGAAATATTTGAATTCCAACCTACGGATAAAAGATGAAACCTTCTCGTTGCTTATGAAAGCCTGGCGACCTTTCCTGGTGCTTTTGGCGCTTGTGCGACCTGTGGAAAAGGTTTACGGCTTTCAGGAATAGTAATTTGTGGAGCGTCCGCCCACATACTTTCTAAGGCATAATACTTCCGGACGTCTGATTTAAATATATGGATGATGATGTCTCCATAGTCGAGTAATATCCAATTGGCCGTTTCTTTTCCTTCAATATCCGGACCTAATTCATACCGTGTGGCCATGACCTTTTCAATGAAGGAGGCAATCCCTCGCACCTGGCGTTCGGAATCCCCTGAGGCAAAGACGAAATAGTCTGCTATTGACGTCATTGCTCCTACATCAAGCACCAACACCTCTCCTGCTTGCTTTTCTTGAGCCGCTTGAGCGATGAAGACCGCCTGTTCGAGGGTAGGAGATGGTTTCGGGTGGGTTAGACGGGCCATTGGTACAATCGATGGCGAATTATATAGGACTCTACCGTGGGCGGCAACCACTGGCTGACGCGGGAACCACTGGCCAGTTGCTCTCGAATTGTCGAGGCCGAGATCTCGCACGGTGGTACGGACAGGAGAAAAATGGTCTTACCGGAAGGAAGAAGCATGTCCAGACGGTTCGTGTTTTGTTGGTCAAGGCTTTGAAATGCTTGAGGCTTTGTCGCAGGAAGGAACGGCAGGGCTTGAAGTTGCGTGAAGGCAACCCCAGGTCTCGAGCAGACAATAAAATGACACAGGGTGAGCAAATGATCCACCTGCCTCCAACTGCAGAAATCCAGAAAAGCATCAAGCCCCACAATAAACCCCAACTCCGTTCCCTCGGGGCATTCATTTTTGAAATGAGTGACGGTGTCGACACTGTAGGACACTGCCTCAGATTGAATTTCGTAATCGGATACCGTGCAGTAGGGAAACGGGGCAACTGCTTGCTGCACCATTGCTAAACGGTGATGGGCTGGCGCTAGGGAGGCCGATGGTTTGTGTGGAGGATCCCCTGTCGGAATGAAAATTATGCGATCGAGCTGGATCGTGCTGTAGACATACTGGGCAATATGCAAATGCCCATTATGGATGGGGTTGAATGCGCCGCCCAAGAGGCCGATAAACATCAGTCTAGATTTTTCTCATGTGGAGAGGGTTGAAAGAGGCCGCCGCCGGCTGCGGCCTTTCCTTCGAGGGCCTCAGGACAGAATACCCCACACATTTCTCTGATGAGGCTCGGTCCCTCATATGCTGAGGAAACGGCAATATTTTTAATATTCACAGCTCCATGTTTAATTTTAGGTAAAGGTGAACCATACCTGTGCCTTTAGCCTGGAGTCACGTCGCTTATGAGACCTGGTGCTTAGTCAGAACCAGATTGTCACGGTGAATGACTTCCTCATACTCCAACGAGCCTAGGAGTTGTCTGATG
This region includes:
- a CDS encoding dihydroorotate oxidase; its protein translation is MDLSTVIAGVSFPFGVMNASGALCVTPEELEALGMSHAGAIVTKSMTPLAREGNPQPRYVAFDGGSINSMGLPNLGFPVYAKLIPELKRFGKPVIASLAGLHPDDFLEGAKALEIARPDLVEVNLSCPNIPGKPQIGYDFEETERLLTEIRALLTVPFGVKLPPYFDPIHHQKIAEVLQRSGVAFVTVINSVGNTLVVDPEKETVVIKPKGGFGGLGGRIIKPVALANVRAFWKIWGDQIPIIGTGGVEHGVDVFEHVLCGASAVQIGTVLVERGCEVFARLEGEIADCLKRKGYPSLMACRGKLREMD
- a CDS encoding response regulator transcription factor yields the protein MPKGKVTESESTEELLESNSEGQSLTARQKEILSLVAQGFTNREIGEKLDISVRTVEVHRFNLMRRLRVRNVAQLLRQAIALRIIPQGPATPTTKT
- a CDS encoding ABC transporter permease translates to MIRILLLLVLDHVRHRPFRAFLTVVGVAIGVSAWLAIRLANGAVYQSFEDSVASVVGEASITLSRGSEGMDESIIEEIQRFPGVQSAQPVLKIESIIKEGPSMGHTLVIWGVDLLDYEELMPSGDSTNAITDNQWKQVFSPQTIFLGEEFAGELGLREGQTLIVTSQGLSHDLIVGGLLRSSDALLQGTERQAIMDIAAAQWLFGWLGRLHSIAVVPEPAVAGTTLIHALQKVVPSDIRMSQSSRRTEQVESMLKAFQFNLTMLSGIALLVGVFLVYNTMAFSVAHHRREIGILRALGMERRAITGLFLLESGLLGLVGGVLGCWFGVFLAGGLTTLIGQSVGELYGITSLAVSQMHPWLLVEAIGIGVGVSLLGALRPSWDASTIAPVQALSVGQSEDEESVSYRKSGWIAMIAFGGSAALSTMAPVDGIPVGGYAAAFCLLVGGTALGPVLCGVVHGWRRTWQSGRWGLLPSLAAEQISRNPGRTSVTMAAIVVGLAIMVGVGIMIQSFRNTVDIWIEQTMLADIIVAPVSWLGEQEGGNGKPALPLALVRTVMMVPGVEAVDPYMETMGEVSGESVSLVARDMALHAARSQYLFVTGDSTPILQETIEGEGVIVSEVLAGRLGLAVGRHIEVKTSSGQQAFPVKGIFYDYATDGGKVVMDDQLFRRYWGESDATVFAVYLKAGLALPVVRREIEQVLKNEVPIVTISNGELKTEILEIFDRTFRVTYVLELIALSVAVLGIINTLMTAITERRRELATLRALGVSRPQIQGLIFWESFYVAGLGAGLGILVGLALSVLLINVINKQSFGWTIQFTLPWETLGMALLVALLAALLGAWGPARWAGRQVIAEDLRYE
- the bioB gene encoding biotin synthase BioB yields the protein MTAFQNLADRVLEGIVPSREEGLAILDTPQDKLLDLINAAYRIRSRYFGNTIRLQMLLNAKSGACQEDCHYCSQSTISTAPIERYALVSPGKMLEGARRAAQAKAQRYCIVISGRSPLQSEITHITSAVKQIKEELPIQICCSLGLLNGEQAIQLKAAGVDRINHNLNTSEAYHPAICTTHSYQDRLDTLKHARAAGLELCSGGIVGMGEGDEDLVDLALALQDIQPDSIPLNMLYPVEGTPFDEMKNLTPVRCLKILCLFRFFHPKTEIRAAGGREKNLRSLQPLALYVADSLFVDGYLTTPGLAHQEVWKMIEDLGFTVEVKYEGTEAEKAETCSS
- the rsfS gene encoding ribosome silencing factor; amino-acid sequence: MARLTHPKPSPTLEQAVFIAQAAQEKQAGEVLVLDVGAMTSIADYFVFASGDSERQVRGIASFIEKVMATRYELGPDIEGKETANWILLDYGDIIIHIFKSDVRKYYALESMWADAPQITIPESRKPFPQVAQAPKAPGKVARLS
- the nadD gene encoding nicotinate-nucleotide adenylyltransferase, whose amino-acid sequence is MFIGLLGGAFNPIHNGHLHIAQYVYSTIQLDRIIFIPTGDPPHKPSASLAPAHHRLAMVQQAVAPFPYCTVSDYEIQSEAVSYSVDTVTHFKNECPEGTELGFIVGLDAFLDFCSWRQVDHLLTLCHFIVCSRPGVAFTQLQALPFLPATKPQAFQSLDQQNTNRLDMLLPSGKTIFLLSVPPCEISASTIREQLASGSRVSQWLPPTVESYIIRHRLYQWPV